A region of Culicoides brevitarsis isolate CSIRO-B50_1 chromosome 1, AGI_CSIRO_Cbre_v1, whole genome shotgun sequence DNA encodes the following proteins:
- the LOC134837364 gene encoding putative leucine-rich repeat-containing protein DDB_G0290503, protein MHKLVLINIVQTIIFIIISATDAVPVHEDYEGEFDKYYKSYHPRNGLNSYSSLLRDLAIYKRKLQLLGHYPVVYETAPGTLEQVYYPRQELPAAAELTRDDVDVTEQGEYFIDINHNNNDNTKKDTKAPHIDGDDDYNNRNNNQKNEKGPQIITENVGLDKLIDNQSTISLLNASSNRSEIKSEKVSSETTQSETLAETSQLVETKNKSSNDDTENESKSEEPQTSGINSMTTTTEKVEIDVLRETKVNTTTKVDDSKTIVVTVNVITNTNHDGVHRPLHHHAHKIYENIDFGRKEMPTTTTTTTKAPFQLFKPITLPKLNIFGKGTTTTQKPLVTIAYQPLGLEEDERPQSWFGYFRGLHDDYKKKYQKVSSTTVGTELKYDEIDIESTTEKDEMRKLLIENELDASSVNENQEIEEVTEEISTDLVTEVKSETILTETTTEFLTQTPSTKVFPEKNDETTTLKVETTEKIVIETTKPEPTEEVTEPSTPETTTEKLFVTETAPQNVSDTDEDSSRLLLTPETPEIEENLLTVTDSGKYDESFEEENPTEIDETLLNEIFAQEYDQHVPYLVTYPPPMEENISEETVDEEFTTEIEPEITEKSVEIDLTTEITEKIEEITTEETKIDSEKEEVVELVTEIDSTDENFSSELRLDFENGENETVKTLTNEIPTTSETPTTPSFSQTQYNWWQSLYNVMGWNYSSQGTTTDYPEVKARNLEDSDVNETLPTSTENQLLKSLEQLDLKEIINNATDFLLKLKNETQNEKPEVVEESEKNVKLILVDNSTENVEPNLVEEEKNLFESNLNENSTENDEQNFFEEPEKNDLEPNLNENLTENVEVEEPEKTFEPNLDENSLSESTENPIEFEKIENLVEELELKTPDLTNDPLIEDEKFQIDEKNEQTLSQTPKNENDEDYDDDDYQESNENIAALPPMGENIFQDVENLKHLKSLMTPARDRLDDKSVTGPPVDFYEPSVAAADENSNSFNDLEVLQLIPVIIEQLKQGSVTPQEEGVLKSIFGDLWSIIVDEASRSEDVPIHPLLDILLKSNEVKHNKRDVSYENDVAQNTVDLKERNMSPSDQLLHRTWSIVSRSMLQKNEKKVEKAQRKIKQRKERKMRKMRNRRKQFSRVSSTDLLEPTNEVFAPAANFAPRHKRISRRHKRSFHITRSDDLSRMKALVNYLNAHEDDNNEDDDDGSSEEVSFGYTDGMESYKKPTYNHPSIYELFHLAEQHRRRRQNKF, encoded by the exons atgcatAAATTAGTATTGATCAACATTGTGCAAACaatcatttttatcataattagtGCGACAGATGCTGTTCCGGTACATGAGGATTATGaag gCGAATTCGACAAATATTACAAAAGCTACCATCCCCGCAACGGTCTCAACAGCTATTCATCCCTCCTGCGTGACTTGGCAATTTACAAGCGCAAACTGCAACTCTTGGGCCACTATCCCGTCGTATACGAAACTGCACCGGGCACTCTTGAACAAGTCTACTATCCCAGACAAGAATTGCCTGCAGCCGCCGAATTAACACGCGACGACGTCGACGTAACTGAACAAggtgaatattttattgatataaatcataataataatgacaataCGAAAAAAGATACAAAGGCGCCACACATTGACGGCGACGATGACTATAataatcgtaataataatcaaaaaaatgaaaaaggacCTCAAATAATAACAGAAAATGTGGGACTAGACAAATTAATAGACAATCAAAGCACCATATCATTATTAAACGCATCGAGCAATCGGTCCGAAATTAAATCAGAAAAAGTTTCGAGTGAGACGACGCAGTCAGAGACACTTGCGGAGACTAGTCAATTAgttgaaacgaaaaataaaagtagtAATGATGATACGGAAAACGAGAGTAAGAGTGAGGAACCACAGACGTCAGGTATAAactcgatgacgacgacgactgaaAAGGTTGAAATTGACGTTCTACGAGAGACGAAAGTAAACACAACAACTAAAGTGGATGACTCGAAAACCATTGTTGTGACCGTTAATGTGATTACAAACACAAATCACGACGGAGTTCATAGACCTTTGCATCATCATGCacataaaatttacgaaaatatcGACTTTGGACGGAAGGAAATgccaacaacaacgacaacaacaacaaaggctccttttcaactttttaaaccGATTACGTTGCCAAAGTTGAACATTTTTGGCAAAGGAACGACAACGACTCAAAAACCTCTCGTGACAATCGCTTATCAACCCCTTGGATTGGAAGAAGATGAGCGTCCCCAGTCTTGGTTTGGGTATTTTAGAGGTTTGCATGAcgattacaagaaaaaatatcaaaaagtttCGAGCACCACTGTTGGAACAGAACTAAAATATGACGAAATTGACATCGAAAGTACGACAGAAAAGGATGAGATGCGAAaacttttgattgaaaatgaacTTGATGCGTCGTCAGTGAATGAAAATCAGGAAATTGAGGAAGTTACTGAAGAAATTTCAACAGATTTAGTGACTGAAGTTAAATCTGAAACAATTTTGACGGAAACAACTACcgaatttttgactcaaacaccctcaacaaaagtttttcctgagaaaaatgatgaaactacgactttaaaagtcgaaacaaCTGAGAAAATTGTCATTGAAACGACAAAACCTGAACCTACTGAAGAAGTAACGGAACCATCTACCCCTGAAACAACCaccgaaaaactttttgtcacTGAAACTGCTCCTCAAAACGTTTCTGATACCGATGAAGACTCATCTCGACTACTTTTGACTCCCGAAACGCcggaaattgaagaaaatttgttgaccGTTACTGACTCAGGTAAATATGACGAAAGTTTTGAGGAAGAAAATCCTACAGAAATTGACGAAACCCTTCTGAATGAGATTTTTGCTCAAGAATATGATCAACATGTACCTTATTTGGTTACATACCCTCCACCAATGgaggaaaatatttcagaagAAACCGTTGATGAAGAATTCACAACAGAAATTGAACCTGAAATAACTGAAAAATCGGTTGAAATTGACTTGACCACTGaaataacggaaaaaattgaagaaattacaACTGAGGAAACGAAAATTGActcagaaaaagaagaagtagTCGAATTAGTCACAGAAATTGACTCaactgatgaaaatttttcatctgaatTGCGACTCGATTTCGAAAATGGTGAAAATGAGACCGTTAAAACTCTCACAAACGAAATTCCAACAACTTCTGAAACACCAACAACTCCTTCTTTCTCCCAAACGCAATATAATTGGTGGCAATCTTTATATAACGTCATGGGATGGAATTATTCGAGTCAAGGAACAACGACTGACTATCCCGAAGTCAAAGCCAGAAACTTGGAAGACTCTGACGTAAATGAAACTTTGCCAACTTCCActgaaaatcaattattaaaaagtttagaaCAACTTGATTTGAAGGAAATCATCAATAATGCCACTGATTTCTTGTTAAAGCTCAAAAATGAAACCCAAAACGAGAAGCCAGAAGTTGTTGAGgagtcagaaaaaaatgtaaagttgATTTTAGTTGATAACTCGACTGAAAATGTTGAACCAAATTTGgttgaagaggaaaaaaatttgtttgaatcaaatttgaatgaaaattcgactgaaaatgatgaacaaaatttttttgaggagccagaaaaaaatgatcttGAACCAAatctaaatgaaaatttgactgAAAATGTTGAAGTTGAAGAGccagaaaaaacttttgaaccaaatttggatgaaaattcGTTGTCAGAATCTACTGAAAATCCAATTGagtttgaaaaaatcgaaaatctcGTTGAAGAACTTGAGCTTAAAACACCTGACTTGACAAACGACCCACTTAtagaagacgaaaaatttcaaattgatgaaaaaaatgaacaaactcTTTCTCAAACtcccaaaaatgaaaatgacgaggactacgacgacgacgactaccAAGAAAGTAACGAAAATATCGCCGCCTTACCTCCAATGggcgaaaatattttccaagacGTCGAAAACTTGAAACATTTAAAGTCCTTAATGACTCCCGCTAGAGATAGATTAGACGATA aatCCGTAACTGGACCTCCTGTCGATTTCTATGAACCTTCCGTCGCTGCTGCCGATGAAAATTCCAATAGTTTCAACGATTTGGAAGTGCTTCAATTGATCCCCGTGATAATCGAGCAACTCAAACAAGGTTCCGTGACGCCGCAAGAAGAGGGCGTTCTCAAAAGCATATTTGGCGATTTGTGGTCCATCATTGTCGATGAAGCGTCCCGGTCTGAAGATGTCCCCATCCATCCCTTACTTGACATTTTGTTGAAATCCAATGAAGTAAAGCACAACAAACGGGATGTTTCGTACGAAAATGACGTCGCACAAAATACCGTTGACTTGAAGGAGCGTAACATGTCCCCATCTGACCAGTTACTTCATCGCACGTGGTCCATTGTGTCCCGTTCGATGCTGCAAAAGAACGAAAAGAAAGTTGAAAAGGCACAACGTAAAATTAAGCAACGCAAGGAACGAAAAATGCGTAAAATGAGGAATCGTCGCAAGCAATTTTCGCGAGTTTCGTCCACGGATTTGCTCGAACCAACGAATGAAGTGTTCGCGCCAGCAGCTAATTTCGCACCGCGTCACAAACGGATCTCACGAAGACATAAAAGGAGTTTCCACATTACTCGGAGCGATGATTTGTCACGCATGAAGGCGCTTGTGAACTATTTGAATGCGCACGAGGACGACAATAATGAAGATGACGATGATGGTAGTAGTGAGGAGGTGTCTTTTGGATACACTGACGGCATGGAAAGTTACAAGAAACCGACTTACAACCATCCATCGATCTACGAATTATTCCATCTCGCCGAACAACACCGCAGAAGGCggcaaaataagttttaa
- the LOC134827505 gene encoding transmembrane protein 53-A: protein MSLVSIGSTLRFASIKLINQNECKLAMSLMKARQMSVASALCNNNNYHGNYINNGALLAINRCKSRNMATSPGIIGAMVSSKRYLSTHEITKNLLLISSDKMNAETDAKTLRLKQQRDKPLVLMLSWLQAKHKHLKKYAELYTEQGFDVLIAQITPWQLLWPTKGAQPVATDIVKFLYNNQSYAPMVIHGFSVGGYLWGECMAQMALDLDKYKPMLARIVAQIWDSAADITEIPEGVPRALFPKNVTLQNALRSYMLYHLKTFHDTATVHYIRSSQMFHYSLVTAPALFLVSKTDPVGAESSNQRVRECLESKNIQCTWKCWDRSPHVGHFMKHRDEYIESVFAHLNSVNLLKNDKNVEKLRAKL from the exons ATGTCTTTAGTTTCAATTGGTTCCACACTCCGATTTGCCTCGATTAAACTTATAAACCAGAATGAGTGTAAACTAGCGATGAGTCTAATGAAAGCACGACAAATGTCGGTGGCTTCTGCATtgtgtaataacaataattatcatggaaattatatcaataatggc GCATTATTGGCAATAAATCGATGCAAAAGCAGAAACATGGCTACTTCTCCGGGCATCATTGGAGCCATGGTCTCCTCGAAACGCTACTTGTCGACACacgaaattacgaaaaatctcTTGTTAATTTCTTCGGACAAGATGAATGCCGAAACAGACGCAAAAACGCTTCG ATTGAAGCAGCAACGCGACAAACCGTTGGTATTGATGTTATCATGGTTGCAGGCCAAACACAAGCATTTGAAAAAGTATGCCGAGCTCTACACGGAACAAGGGTTCGATGTGCTCATTGCCCAAATTACGCCGTGGCAACTTTTGTGGCCAACGAAGGGAGCACAACCCGTTGCCACTGACATTGTCAAGTTTTTGTACAACAATCAATCGTATGCACCGATG gTAATTCATGGATTTTCTGTCGGCGGATATCTCTGGGGTGAATGCATGGCACAGATGGCTCTCGATTTGGACAAATACAAGCCAATGTTGGCGCGAATCGTTGCACAAATTTGGGATTCAGCTGCTGATATTACGGAAATCCCCGAGGGTGTGCCACGAGCCTTATTCCCGAAAAATGTTACGTTGCAAAATGCGTTGAGAAGTTACATGTT gTATCACTTGAAAACGTTCCACGACACAGCAACTGTCCACTACATCCGCAGCAGTCAAATGTTCCATTACTCTCTCGTAACGGCTCCCGCTTTGTTCTTAGTCTCAAAAACAGATCCCGTTGGAGCTGAATCCTCGAACCAACGTGTCCGTGAATGCTTGGaatcgaaaaatattcaa tgcacCTGGAAATGCTGGGATCGTTCGCCACACGTTGGACACTTCATGAAGCATCGAGACGAGTACATTGAAAGCGTTTTCGCTCACTTAAACTCGGTCAATTTGCTGAAGAACgataaaaatgtcgaaaaactgagagcaaaattataa
- the LOC134827138 gene encoding prenylated Rab acceptor protein 1: MTTESPSVEVSVDESLSGNMETPKEEPKPGVTSYFTRMPNLYEFLRTSRQNLRPWSQFVSTTNFKTVSNVSRLSNRMVRNVTYFASNYLCVFLGLVVYCLLTSPLILIVICGTFYLSYKIKQGAFPVPTIFGKQLNTNQQCLLVNIASVPILYLFGGGSALFWVIGASVFFISLHAAFYNIDAIVTEEAETFLDEVV, encoded by the exons atgaccACAGAAAGTCCCAGCGTGGAGGTCAGCGTTGACGAGAGTCTCAGCGGAAACATGGAAACGCCGAAAGAGGAGCCAAAACCTGG GGTTACCTCGTACTTTACACGCATGCCAAATTTGTATGAGTTTCTAAGAACGAGCCGACAAAACCTCCGACCCTGGAGTCAATTTGTCTCCACGACAAATTTCAAGACAGTTTCGAATGTTTCGCGACTCAGCAACCGAATGGTACGCAATGTCACGTACTTTGCCAGCAACTATCTCTGTGTTTTCCTCGGATTGGTAGTTTATTGTCT actCACATCACCGTTGATCCTAATTGTAATTTGTGGCACATTTTACCTGTCTTACAAGATTAAACAAGGCGCCTTTCCCGTTCCGACGATATTTGGCAAGCAGTTGAACACAAATCAGCAGTGTTTGTTGGTCAATATCGCGAGTGTGCCGATTTTGTATTTGTTTGGAGGCGGCAGTGCCCTGTTTTGGGTGATTGGTGCCTCGgtatttttcatttcgttGCATGCGGCCTTCTATAACATCGATGCGATAGTGACGGAGGAAGCGGAGACCTTCTTGGATGAGGTCGTTTAA